A genomic window from Exiguobacterium acetylicum DSM 20416 includes:
- a CDS encoding SDR family oxidoreductase: MSQIFIIGANGKVGRHAARLLQDSEHDVKVGLRSKDQFSDFEKLGHTPVHLDLEADVATITDTLQGSDVVIFTAGSGGHTGADKTMLIDFDGAVKAIEAAEAINAKQFIMVSALNADSPETWSDSMKPYYIAKRYADRVLKESSLNYTILRPGGLSDEAGTGNVTTDPSEQATKKIPREDVARVILAALGHDNASKQVVTLLEGDTPINELF, translated from the coding sequence ATGAGTCAGATTTTCATCATTGGTGCAAATGGTAAAGTAGGTCGTCACGCTGCTCGCTTACTGCAGGATTCGGAGCACGATGTCAAAGTAGGATTACGTTCCAAGGACCAGTTCAGTGATTTTGAGAAATTAGGTCATACCCCGGTCCATCTCGATCTTGAAGCGGACGTCGCGACGATCACCGATACATTACAAGGATCAGATGTCGTCATCTTTACCGCAGGATCAGGTGGTCACACGGGAGCCGACAAGACGATGCTAATCGACTTCGACGGTGCCGTCAAAGCGATTGAAGCAGCAGAAGCAATCAATGCAAAACAGTTCATCATGGTCAGTGCCTTGAATGCCGATTCGCCGGAAACATGGTCCGACAGCATGAAGCCGTATTACATCGCAAAACGTTATGCGGATCGTGTCCTGAAGGAATCGTCACTCAACTACACGATTCTTCGCCCAGGCGGACTATCGGATGAAGCCGGAACAGGCAACGTCACGACGGATCCGTCCGAGCAAGCGACTAAAAAAATTCCACGTGAGGACGTCGCCCGTGTCATTTTAGCTGCGCTCGGTCACGACAACGCCTCGAAGCAAGTCGTCACATTGCTTGAAGGTGACACACCAATTAACGAGTTGTTCTAA
- a CDS encoding transporter substrate-binding domain-containing protein, whose product MRKKPWLLAGLVLTGVAAWMIWNQQTDAEAHEIFEDHKLVVGTTGDYKPFTYWNEERNRYQGFDIDVIQAFAKAANLDVTFVKTTWPTLSEDTKSGKFDIAVGGITKKVEREVIGDFTSSYFSFQKAPLVKKKDVERLNSLAAINNPAVKIGVNPGGTNEAFVKKHFPKADVTVFENNLDIPKAVKSGQVDVMVTDDIEALHYATELDLAVPKLTEAWEPAEMAYLMQPDQKQLGDVFRVWIESAEGQEQVQKLKKKWNIVSTRETVGAKGAGAYE is encoded by the coding sequence ATGAGAAAGAAACCATGGCTACTGGCAGGACTTGTTTTGACAGGCGTTGCCGCTTGGATGATTTGGAATCAACAGACGGATGCCGAAGCACATGAGATCTTCGAAGACCACAAGCTGGTCGTCGGGACGACGGGGGATTATAAGCCCTTTACATACTGGAACGAGGAACGGAATCGTTATCAAGGCTTTGATATCGATGTCATCCAAGCGTTCGCCAAAGCAGCAAATCTTGATGTGACGTTCGTCAAGACGACATGGCCGACATTATCAGAGGATACGAAATCAGGAAAGTTTGATATCGCTGTCGGTGGCATCACGAAGAAAGTCGAGCGCGAGGTCATCGGAGACTTTACATCGTCGTATTTCTCCTTTCAAAAAGCACCGCTCGTAAAGAAGAAAGATGTCGAACGCTTGAATTCGCTCGCTGCAATCAATAATCCAGCAGTCAAAATCGGTGTCAATCCGGGTGGCACGAACGAAGCGTTCGTGAAGAAGCATTTTCCGAAGGCAGATGTGACCGTCTTTGAGAACAACTTGGACATTCCGAAAGCCGTAAAAAGCGGACAAGTCGATGTCATGGTGACGGACGACATCGAGGCGTTGCATTACGCGACAGAACTCGATCTTGCGGTGCCGAAACTAACAGAGGCATGGGAACCAGCCGAGATGGCGTATTTGATGCAACCGGATCAAAAACAGCTTGGAGATGTCTTCCGGGTCTGGATTGAAAGTGCAGAGGGGCAAGAACAAGTTCAAAAATTGAAGAAAAAATGGAACATAGTCTCGACACGTGAGACGGTCGGAGCGAAAGGAGCGGGAGCATATGAGTAA
- a CDS encoding transporter substrate-binding domain-containing protein, which produces MSKWGWIVVGGGVLFASLLTLWQTEQPRRVQAKNVFATKKIVVGTTGDYKPFTYLNRKTNEYEGFDIEVIRSFAKTTGIDVEFVPTTWPTLSADLASGKFDMVVGGVTKNIEREIIGDFTSSYLSFQKTPLVRKEDAKRLASIEQINRPDVTIGLNPGGTNEQFVRKTFTKANIVMYEQNLDIPHAVASGEVDVMITDTVEAIHYEALDKRLAAPRIQEKWIPAEKSYLVRESEGDVVDVFNLWMQSHEGQEEMEQLKEKWQVAS; this is translated from the coding sequence ATGAGTAAATGGGGATGGATCGTCGTCGGAGGTGGCGTCTTGTTTGCGAGCTTACTGACGCTATGGCAAACGGAGCAACCACGACGAGTACAAGCGAAGAACGTCTTTGCGACGAAAAAAATCGTCGTCGGAACGACTGGGGATTACAAACCATTCACGTACTTGAACCGGAAGACGAACGAGTACGAAGGATTCGATATCGAAGTGATCCGTTCTTTCGCGAAGACGACCGGTATCGATGTCGAGTTCGTCCCGACGACATGGCCCACGCTATCTGCTGATCTTGCTAGCGGGAAATTCGATATGGTCGTCGGGGGCGTGACGAAGAACATCGAGCGCGAGATCATCGGCGACTTCACATCGAGTTACCTATCATTCCAAAAGACACCGCTCGTCCGTAAAGAAGATGCTAAACGTCTTGCTTCAATCGAACAAATCAATCGTCCAGACGTGACGATTGGTCTAAATCCAGGTGGAACGAATGAACAATTCGTCCGTAAGACGTTCACGAAGGCGAATATCGTCATGTATGAACAAAACCTCGATATCCCGCACGCGGTTGCCTCAGGTGAAGTCGATGTCATGATCACCGATACGGTCGAGGCGATTCATTATGAAGCGCTCGACAAACGACTCGCGGCACCAAGAATTCAAGAAAAATGGATTCCGGCGGAGAAGAGTTACCTCGTTCGAGAGTCGGAAGGGGACGTCGTCGATGTTTTCAATCTCTGGATGCAATCGCACGAAGGTCAAGAAGAGATGGAGCAATTAAAAGAAAAATGGCAAGTAGCGTCGTAA
- a CDS encoding daunorubicin resistance protein DrrA family ABC transporter ATP-binding protein — translation MKMIHVENLTKTYDGKDVVKGISFDVQAGEIFAFLGPNGAGKSTTVQMLTTLIPISGGRATIQEFDVVKQEKQVRLQIGVALQDTGIDEDLTGLELLVLQGKLFGLSQTEAKTRAGELLRLVGLDQDGKRRSGTYSGGMKRRLDLALTLVHQPTVLFLDEPTTGLDPASRVQIWNEVRRLNEEFSTTIFLTTQYLEEADQLADRIAIINEGQLIAEGTAAELKAANGEERIELTLAEKEDERIVLETFKGRQEKGQLVIPSHGTETLRAVVRFLDERKMIATSLVVKQPSLDDVFIRLTGQAYKEES, via the coding sequence ATGAAGATGATTCATGTCGAGAACTTGACGAAGACGTACGATGGGAAGGATGTCGTCAAAGGGATTTCGTTCGACGTGCAAGCCGGGGAAATCTTCGCTTTTCTAGGACCGAACGGGGCAGGGAAGTCGACGACCGTCCAGATGCTGACGACATTGATTCCAATTTCCGGTGGTCGGGCGACGATTCAGGAATTTGATGTCGTCAAACAGGAAAAACAGGTTCGGTTGCAAATTGGGGTCGCCTTACAAGATACCGGCATCGATGAAGACTTGACCGGACTTGAATTACTCGTCCTACAAGGAAAATTATTCGGATTAAGTCAGACGGAAGCAAAAACACGGGCAGGGGAATTGCTGCGACTCGTCGGACTCGATCAAGATGGGAAGCGCCGTTCGGGCACTTACTCCGGTGGGATGAAACGACGGCTTGATCTCGCCTTGACGCTCGTCCATCAACCAACCGTTCTGTTTCTCGATGAACCAACGACTGGGCTTGACCCCGCGAGTCGTGTACAAATCTGGAACGAGGTCCGGCGATTAAACGAAGAGTTCAGCACGACGATCTTTTTGACGACACAGTACTTGGAAGAAGCCGATCAGTTGGCGGACCGAATTGCCATCATCAACGAAGGGCAACTGATTGCGGAAGGAACGGCAGCTGAGCTGAAGGCAGCAAACGGAGAGGAACGGATTGAGTTGACACTTGCTGAAAAAGAGGACGAGCGGATTGTCTTAGAAACGTTTAAAGGACGTCAGGAAAAAGGTCAACTGGTCATTCCTTCACATGGAACGGAGACATTACGCGCTGTTGTCCGCTTTCTTGACGAACGGAAGATGATTGCGACGTCACTGGTTGTCAAACAACCGTCACTCGATGATGTCTTTATTCGTTTAACCGGACAAGCCTATAAGGAGGAGTCGTGA
- a CDS encoding ABC transporter permease — MIRETWFLMRRSLLVTLRNPFSFIPNLIISVFFLLVYTSGLSGISNLPQFDGVDYLNFILPVSIVSGAVGGAGGAGQALVKDIESGYFARLLLTPVSRTAIVLGPMLAGMLQLFVQTLLIFGMAFLLGLSIPVGVSGFFLTIVLALGFGLAFAGYSVGVALKTRNAQAAQAGTLLFFPLIFLSTTFVPKDLIEAEWLKIAATINPTTYIMEGMRSVLTRPEIDWSVYWQGLIVAAVLSIAMVIFAALNARGALKK; from the coding sequence ATGATTCGAGAAACGTGGTTTTTGATGCGGCGAAGTCTACTCGTCACGTTACGTAATCCGTTTTCCTTCATTCCGAACTTGATCATCAGTGTCTTTTTCCTGCTCGTCTACACGAGTGGTTTGTCCGGAATCTCGAATTTACCGCAGTTCGACGGCGTCGATTATTTGAACTTCATTCTCCCAGTTTCAATCGTCTCGGGTGCTGTTGGTGGAGCAGGGGGGGCCGGTCAAGCGCTCGTCAAGGATATCGAGAGTGGTTATTTTGCACGACTCTTATTGACACCAGTCTCGCGAACAGCAATCGTCCTCGGCCCGATGCTTGCCGGGATGCTGCAATTATTCGTTCAAACGTTACTCATCTTCGGGATGGCCTTTTTGCTTGGTCTATCGATCCCAGTCGGTGTCAGTGGCTTTTTCTTGACGATCGTACTCGCGCTCGGATTTGGACTCGCCTTTGCCGGTTATTCGGTCGGTGTCGCTTTGAAGACGCGGAATGCGCAAGCCGCTCAAGCCGGAACGCTCTTATTCTTCCCGTTGATTTTCCTGTCGACGACGTTCGTACCGAAAGACTTGATTGAAGCCGAGTGGCTCAAGATTGCTGCGACGATCAATCCAACGACCTATATCATGGAAGGCATGCGTAGTGTGTTAACCCGTCCAGAAATTGATTGGTCGGTTTACTGGCAAGGTTTGATCGTCGCTGCTGTTCTCAGCATCGCGATGGTGATCTTTGCTGCGTTGAACGCACGTGGGGCATTGAAAAAGTAA
- a CDS encoding Asp23/Gls24 family envelope stress response protein — protein MANEINTKQNENEVVRENKLTFEDQVIKKIAGIASNDVKGILSMSGGFMSGLTDRFRSTEDIAKGIDAEVGERQVALDLKVIVEYGKNIPSIFQDAVTKIKKSVHDMTGLDVIEINMHVEDVMTRSEFDAKSKSSKEEEEKRDLK, from the coding sequence ATGGCTAACGAAATCAACACGAAACAAAACGAAAACGAAGTAGTACGCGAAAACAAACTCACATTCGAAGATCAAGTCATTAAAAAAATCGCTGGTATCGCATCAAATGATGTCAAAGGCATCCTCTCAATGAGCGGTGGCTTCATGAGTGGTTTGACAGATCGTTTCCGGAGCACGGAAGATATCGCAAAAGGCATCGACGCGGAAGTCGGCGAGCGCCAAGTCGCACTCGACCTAAAAGTCATCGTTGAGTACGGCAAAAACATCCCGTCGATCTTCCAAGATGCTGTAACGAAAATCAAAAAATCAGTCCATGATATGACAGGACTCGATGTCATTGAAATCAATATGCATGTCGAAGATGTCATGACACGTTCTGAGTTCGACGCAAAAAGTAAATCGTCGAAAGAAGAGGAAGAAAAACGCGATTTGAAATAA
- a CDS encoding DUF2273 domain-containing protein translates to MKTSEALRPYRYRLLGGLVGLILAILFLTIGFGPTLLIIVFATIGYLIGQWRDNALDVEGWIQFFQRD, encoded by the coding sequence ATGAAAACGAGCGAAGCACTTCGTCCGTATCGCTACCGTCTACTCGGCGGGCTAGTCGGACTGATCCTCGCCATCTTGTTCTTGACGATCGGTTTTGGACCGACGTTGTTGATCATCGTATTCGCAACAATCGGTTACTTGATCGGTCAGTGGCGGGATAACGCGCTCGATGTCGAAGGATGGATTCAGTTCTTTCAACGGGATTGA
- the amaP gene encoding alkaline shock response membrane anchor protein AmaP produces MNGFNRFLLVLIGILGLVSVGLLVLGVYDVPRLSPLIEQWQDQQWYSYTILSLGGFLAFVFVILLFTGLFSRSKGQRLLIQTGDGNITISKQTIERTALESIRGINGVRSPRVNADIHSKKETVALEVDCSVFGQEGLPTIGKDIQERAKHAVESLLELPVTKTRVRISDTKTKTSERVV; encoded by the coding sequence ATGAACGGATTCAATCGTTTCCTACTCGTCCTGATCGGCATTCTCGGTTTAGTCAGCGTCGGTCTTCTAGTACTCGGCGTCTATGATGTTCCACGACTCAGTCCTTTGATTGAACAGTGGCAAGATCAACAATGGTATAGCTACACGATTTTATCACTTGGTGGCTTCCTAGCATTCGTATTTGTCATTCTATTATTCACTGGACTATTCAGTCGTTCAAAAGGACAACGTCTCCTGATTCAAACCGGTGACGGGAATATCACAATCTCTAAGCAAACGATCGAACGAACGGCACTCGAGTCAATTCGCGGTATCAACGGCGTACGTTCGCCACGCGTCAACGCGGACATTCACTCGAAAAAAGAAACCGTCGCGTTAGAAGTTGACTGTTCCGTCTTTGGTCAAGAAGGTTTGCCGACAATCGGCAAAGACATTCAAGAACGCGCCAAACATGCAGTCGAATCGTTGCTTGAACTACCTGTCACAAAAACACGCGTCCGGATCAGTGACACGAAGACCAAAACATCTGAACGCGTCGTCTAA
- a CDS encoding amino acid permease, with protein sequence MMSSNLKRDLTARQVQMIALGGTIGVGLFLGASSTIAWTGPSVLLAYMLAGVFIFFIMRALGEMVYTHPHSGSYAKFANDYIHPAAGFLTASSNIFNWVVVGMSEVIAVGTYLRFWWPELPTWIPGVVVIILLTLANLASVKMFGELEFWFASIKVITILLMIVAGFGIIFFGLGNDGNPVGFSNLWANGGFFTNGFTGFFFALSIVFASYIGVELIGVTAGETKDPEKNITKAINGVVWRILIFYVGSIFIIVTVYPWNELSDLGSPFVATFAKVGVTIAAGIINFVVITAALSGCNSGIFSASRMIYALAEKGQVPSFFLKVNKRGIPFYTVFAISIGIFFGVILDITLPLVLGKDTNIFVYVYSASVLPGMVPWFAILISHIRYRKLESERTASHPFKMPGAPVTNYLSIVALVTVLVGMLFNDETRVSILIGVAFLTLSTVYYIVKVPKIEK encoded by the coding sequence ATGATGAGTTCGAATTTGAAACGCGATTTAACAGCACGACAGGTACAAATGATTGCACTCGGAGGAACAATCGGGGTCGGTTTGTTCCTTGGGGCATCAAGCACGATCGCTTGGACAGGACCATCGGTTTTGCTTGCGTACATGCTAGCAGGAGTCTTTATCTTTTTCATCATGCGTGCACTTGGTGAGATGGTCTACACCCATCCTCACAGTGGTTCGTACGCAAAGTTCGCAAACGACTATATCCATCCAGCTGCTGGTTTCTTGACAGCAAGTAGCAACATCTTCAACTGGGTCGTCGTCGGGATGAGTGAAGTCATCGCTGTCGGAACATACTTACGCTTCTGGTGGCCGGAACTACCGACTTGGATTCCAGGGGTCGTCGTCATCATTCTCTTGACGCTCGCGAACCTCGCTTCCGTCAAGATGTTCGGTGAACTCGAGTTCTGGTTCGCCTCAATCAAGGTGATAACGATTCTTCTGATGATCGTCGCCGGATTCGGCATCATCTTCTTTGGTCTAGGAAATGACGGAAACCCGGTCGGCTTCTCGAATCTGTGGGCGAACGGTGGATTCTTCACGAATGGTTTCACCGGCTTCTTCTTTGCCCTCTCGATCGTCTTCGCCTCTTACATCGGTGTTGAGTTGATTGGCGTGACAGCTGGAGAAACGAAAGATCCAGAGAAGAATATTACGAAGGCGATTAATGGTGTCGTCTGGCGGATTTTAATTTTCTACGTCGGATCGATCTTCATCATCGTCACGGTCTATCCATGGAACGAGTTGTCGGATCTCGGCAGTCCGTTCGTTGCGACATTCGCCAAGGTCGGTGTCACGATTGCTGCTGGGATCATCAACTTCGTCGTCATCACGGCCGCTTTATCCGGTTGTAACTCCGGGATATTCAGCGCAAGCCGGATGATCTATGCCTTGGCTGAAAAAGGACAAGTGCCGTCCTTCTTCTTAAAGGTCAACAAACGCGGCATTCCATTCTACACGGTCTTCGCAATTTCAATCGGGATTTTCTTCGGTGTCATTCTTGATATCACCTTGCCGCTCGTTCTCGGGAAGGATACGAACATCTTCGTTTATGTCTACAGTGCTTCGGTACTGCCAGGGATGGTACCGTGGTTCGCGATTTTAATCAGTCATATCCGGTATCGTAAACTCGAAAGCGAACGGACAGCCTCACATCCGTTCAAGATGCCAGGTGCACCGGTGACGAACTATCTGTCGATCGTCGCGCTGGTGACAGTGCTCGTCGGGATGTTGTTCAACGATGAGACACGTGTCTCAATCTTAATCGGAGTTGCTTTCTTGACCTTAAGTACGGTCTATTACATCGTAAAAGTACCGAAGATCGAAAAATAA